A window from Bos indicus x Bos taurus breed Angus x Brahman F1 hybrid chromosome 26, Bos_hybrid_MaternalHap_v2.0, whole genome shotgun sequence encodes these proteins:
- the C26H10orf120 gene encoding uncharacterized protein C10orf120 homolog translates to MIREWENGCPKIGKQRARDSRAQERMTTEGKLNKNGIPARVFNISDSFLNKESLSSQGDVCPASPLGIWTKFYKSDPRIALGKYSPLEKEILRLGGVHTVAARRFLTYKQEEERKMLKELQTLSADYKRAVDCRRQHTPPCATCGSLGKMWTAKVIVSPEEFRMPRRERLNVSKHIERMQLARALRSKQLLPYIERFRGSSLLPSGGLGPMARARAGEGQDDGNADDGNDVHQKGRGEVESKTSKRQEIKMNVIFKSEEPQKCITSHPNDLKPFFPAKKAERSITGLTNRSLLHVSEFPGDLMLMNQDFLSRGIYPSYASQATRLEEENAWKEYMCKVAPHHY, encoded by the exons ATGATCAGAGAATGGGAGAATGGCTGTCCGAAGATTGGAAAACAGAGGGCTAGAGATTCAAGGGCCCAAGAGAGGATGACTACAGAGGGGAAGTTAAATAAGAATGGAATACCGGCGCGCGTTTTCAATATAAGCGATTCCTTCCTGAATAAAGAGTCCCTGTCCTCCCAAGGGGATGTATGCCCTGCTTCACCGCTGGG GATATGGACCAAGTTCTACAAGTCAGACCCACGCATCGCCCTCGGGAAATACTCCCCCTTGGAGAAAGAGATCCTA CGTCTAGGTGGCGTTCACACCGTCGCAGCCCGGAGGTTTCTGACTTACAAGCAAGAGGAAGAACGGAAAATGCTCAAGGAACTACAGACGCTGTCTGCAGACTACAAGCGGGCGGTGGACTGTAGAAGGCAACACACCCCTCCTTGTGCCACCTGTGGGTCCCTGGGGAAAATGTGGACGGCCAAGGTGATCGTGTCCCCGGAGGAGTTCAGGATGCCCCGGCGGGAGAGGCTGAACGTCAGCAAGCACATAGAGCGTATGCAGCTGGCGAGAGCCCTGCGGAGCAAGCAGCTGCTACCCTACATCGAAAGGTTTAGGGGCTCATCGCTTCTGCCTTCAGGGGGCCTGGGCCCCATGGCAAGGGCCAGGGCTGGGGAAGGCCAGGATGACGGCAACGCCGACGATGGCAACGATGTGCATCAAAAGGGGAGAGGCGAGGTGGAGAGCAAAACCTCCAAAAGACAGGAAATTAAAATGAACGTCATTTTCAAGTCAGAAGAACCCCAAAAATGCATAACGTCCCATCCAAACGATCTAAAACCATTCTTCCCtgcaaagaaagcagaaaggtCCATCACTGGCTTAACAAACAGAAGTCTTCTGCACGTGTCAGAATTTCCTGGTGACCTCATGCTAATGAATCAGGATTTTCTGTCTCGGGGGATCTACCCCAGTTACGCATCACAGGCCACCCGTCTGGAAGAAGAGAATGCCTGGAAAGAGTACATGTGCAAAGTTGCTCCCCATCATTATTAA